One Chlorobaculum limnaeum genomic window carries:
- a CDS encoding SHOCT domain-containing protein, whose protein sequence is MAVSINRGMVAGNARRELSSSPARQILDEQYVKGEIDKQQYEQIKKDIL, encoded by the coding sequence GTGGCAGTATCGATCAATCGCGGAATGGTTGCCGGAAATGCACGGCGTGAACTTTCTTCATCCCCGGCGAGACAGATTCTTGATGAACAATATGTAAAGGGGGAGATCGATAAACAGCAATATGAGCAAATCAAGAAAGATATTCTGTGA
- a CDS encoding SHOCT domain-containing protein yields MMWVPLLIVLALFAMIFNRDYFDGRLFSGGNESRRKARDPLEILKERYARGEIGREEYEEKKNDLER; encoded by the coding sequence ATGATGTGGGTTCCATTGCTGATTGTTCTGGCATTGTTTGCCATGATTTTCAACAGGGATTATTTTGACGGTCGTTTATTTTCCGGAGGCAATGAGTCTCGTCGTAAAGCTCGTGATCCGTTGGAGATACTGAAGGAGCGTTATGCAAGAGGCGAAATAGGAAGAGAGGAGTATGAAGAAAAGAAAAATGACCTTGAGCGATGA
- a CDS encoding mechanosensitive ion channel family protein: MLDSLLRYIESFNIDHAIAVPLTTLLAVLAAVLLIAAFEIVIKKILLRSISHFAAKTATRLDDMLVRFGVFKWVARLAPPLLAYRMVSPVLKYYADAVPLVTDVLVIYFAMVVILLVLSVLDVLYEFYSAHPVGKRLPIKSIVQVFKTLTVSIGVVIVVSRLLDKSPVVLISGIGAFTAVLLLIFKDSILGLVAGIQLSTNDLVRIGDWIEMPKYGADGDVIDISLVTVSVQNFDKTIVVLPAYTLISEGFRNWRGMRESDGRRIKRSFNIDMQSIRFLDGELMKQMEAIQLLEPYMRERLQEIESHNRAVGADESSPVNGRRLTNLGTFRAYLQAYVRSLARINTGMTIIIRYLQPDAFGLPCEIYCFTKTKEWAEHEAVQSDILDHVFAVLPYFDLKAYQLQGALVPSPPAVKA, from the coding sequence ATGCTCGACTCTCTTCTGCGTTATATCGAATCCTTCAATATCGACCACGCAATCGCCGTGCCGCTGACCACGCTGCTTGCCGTGCTCGCCGCCGTACTGCTCATTGCCGCCTTCGAGATCGTCATCAAAAAAATCCTTCTCCGCTCCATCAGCCACTTCGCCGCGAAAACCGCGACTCGCCTCGACGACATGCTGGTCAGGTTCGGGGTGTTCAAGTGGGTCGCGCGCCTCGCGCCGCCGTTGCTCGCCTACCGGATGGTTTCACCCGTGCTGAAATATTACGCAGATGCCGTGCCGCTGGTAACGGATGTACTCGTCATCTACTTCGCGATGGTCGTCATTCTGCTGGTGCTCTCCGTGCTCGATGTTCTGTACGAATTCTACTCGGCCCATCCGGTCGGCAAGAGGCTGCCGATCAAGAGCATCGTGCAGGTGTTCAAGACGCTCACCGTTTCGATTGGCGTGGTGATCGTGGTTTCGAGGCTTCTCGACAAGTCGCCGGTCGTGCTTATCAGCGGTATCGGCGCGTTCACGGCGGTGCTGCTGCTCATTTTCAAGGACTCGATCCTCGGCCTCGTGGCTGGCATCCAGCTTTCGACCAACGACCTGGTGCGCATCGGCGACTGGATCGAGATGCCGAAATACGGCGCGGACGGCGACGTGATCGATATTTCACTCGTGACCGTTTCGGTGCAGAACTTCGACAAGACCATCGTTGTGCTGCCGGCCTATACGCTCATTTCGGAAGGGTTCAGGAACTGGCGGGGAATGCGGGAGTCGGACGGGCGGCGGATCAAGCGCTCCTTCAATATCGACATGCAGAGTATCCGCTTTCTCGACGGCGAACTCATGAAACAAATGGAGGCCATACAGCTTCTCGAGCCGTACATGCGCGAGCGACTTCAGGAGATCGAGAGCCACAACCGGGCGGTGGGCGCGGACGAAAGCTCGCCGGTCAATGGTCGCCGCCTGACCAACCTCGGCACCTTCCGCGCCTACCTCCAGGCCTACGTGCGCAGCCTGGCCAGAATCAATACCGGCATGACGATCATCATCCGATATCTGCAACCGGACGCCTTCGGCTTGCCGTGCGAAATCTACTGCTTCACGAAAACAAAAGAGTGGGCGGAACACGAGGCCGTGCAGTCGGACATTCTGGATCATGTTTTCGCCGTGCTGCCGTACTTCGACCTCAAGGCCTATCAGCTACAGGGCGCTCTCGTTCCGTCGCCGCCAGCTGTCAAGGCGTGA
- a CDS encoding NUDIX hydrolase — MKPFAFCPHCATPLNESFIDGRDRMSCPRCGWVHYVNPLPVAVALTVNRNNELLVIRRAHEPAFNEWALPGGFLEAGERPEEGCLRELFEETSLEGTIDRLIGVWHLESELYGSLMAVAYRVIAAHERISINHEVFEAGFYSPGNMPPVRIPLHRQIIDESRWPDCGLTLTP; from the coding sequence ATGAAGCCTTTTGCTTTTTGTCCGCATTGCGCCACCCCCCTGAACGAATCTTTCATCGATGGTCGAGACCGGATGAGCTGTCCGCGGTGCGGATGGGTGCACTACGTCAATCCCCTGCCGGTCGCCGTTGCCCTGACGGTCAACCGGAACAACGAGCTGCTCGTCATCCGGCGGGCGCATGAACCGGCCTTCAACGAATGGGCGCTGCCCGGCGGATTTCTCGAAGCGGGTGAGCGCCCCGAAGAGGGATGTCTGCGAGAGCTGTTCGAGGAGACCTCCCTGGAGGGCACCATCGACAGGCTCATCGGGGTGTGGCATCTCGAATCGGAGCTGTATGGATCGCTTATGGCGGTGGCTTACCGGGTGATCGCCGCGCACGAGAGAATCTCGATCAACCACGAGGTGTTCGAGGCGGGCTTCTACAGCCCCGGCAACATGCCGCCAGTGCGGATTCCGCTGCATCGCCAGATCATCGACGAGAGCCGCTGGCCCGACTGCGGCCTGACGCTCACGCCTTGA
- a CDS encoding lectin-like domain-containing protein: MKQKLYVTVMLLACLGATSQAQADTLLTLDDITPTSGSSASKISDGILQLTDNSLSNRTYQIGSAYSSSAVDVSSFSASFSFQFSGGNPNWNNKSADGIVFVMKNAESRTSGGPGGGLGYASNTENGITYAGINRSIGIEFDNWTNSTFSDPGGNVSHIGIDMNGNGRSLTTLNISPAFNGNGPWYAWVDYDGSNLSVSVSTTNSKPGTAMLSYEIGSLESIIGSPTAVIGFTGSTGLATQTSQVLSLDIQNTSEPVPEPGALALLGTGAAIAIVRRNKMRLPETC, encoded by the coding sequence ATGAAACAAAAACTATATGTAACCGTGATGTTGCTGGCGTGCCTGGGCGCAACAAGTCAGGCGCAGGCCGATACGTTGCTGACTCTCGATGATATTACGCCAACCAGCGGATCATCGGCATCGAAAATCAGCGACGGAATATTGCAGCTCACCGACAACAGCCTGTCCAACCGTACCTATCAGATAGGCTCGGCCTATAGCTCTTCGGCGGTTGACGTTTCGAGCTTCAGCGCTTCGTTCAGCTTCCAGTTCTCTGGTGGAAATCCAAACTGGAACAACAAAAGCGCGGATGGCATCGTATTTGTAATGAAAAATGCCGAAAGCAGAACTTCAGGCGGACCCGGCGGAGGTTTGGGCTACGCCTCGAACACTGAAAATGGCATCACCTATGCCGGTATCAATAGAAGCATCGGCATAGAGTTCGACAACTGGACGAATAGCACGTTCAGCGACCCGGGTGGCAATGTAAGCCACATAGGAATTGACATGAACGGCAATGGAAGAAGTTTGACGACACTCAACATTTCGCCGGCATTCAATGGCAACGGGCCGTGGTATGCCTGGGTAGATTACGATGGCAGCAATCTGTCCGTAAGCGTCAGCACGACAAACTCGAAACCGGGAACGGCAATGCTCAGCTATGAAATCGGCTCCCTGGAGTCGATCATCGGCTCACCCACGGCAGTGATCGGCTTTACCGGGTCGACCGGTTTGGCGACACAGACCTCGCAGGTGCTTTCGCTGGATATCCAGAACACCTCCGAACCGGTTCCAGAACCTGGCGCGCTGGCCTTGCTTGGAACAGGCGCGGCAATCGCCATCGTACGGCGGAACAAAATGCGCCTGCCGGAAACCTGTTAA
- a CDS encoding YqgE/AlgH family protein, translated as MINEFEKLKSGKLLLASANLLESNFKRTVLLMCEHNDEGSIGFILNKPMEFKVCEAISGFDEIDEPLHMGGPVQVDTVHFLHTRGDVVDGAVEVIPGLFWGGDKEQLSYLINTGVIKPSEVRFFLGYAGWSAGQLEEEFEEGSWYTADASSELIFTDEYERMWSRTVRSKGGEYCYVANSPELPGMN; from the coding sequence ATGATAAACGAATTCGAAAAGCTCAAGTCAGGCAAGCTGTTGCTGGCCTCGGCAAATCTGCTGGAGTCCAACTTCAAGCGGACTGTGCTTCTCATGTGCGAGCACAACGACGAGGGGTCGATCGGTTTCATTCTGAACAAGCCGATGGAGTTCAAGGTGTGCGAAGCCATCAGTGGCTTCGACGAAATCGACGAACCGCTGCACATGGGCGGGCCGGTGCAGGTCGATACGGTACACTTTCTGCACACGCGGGGTGACGTAGTCGATGGGGCAGTCGAGGTGATTCCGGGGCTTTTCTGGGGCGGCGACAAGGAGCAGCTCAGCTACCTCATCAATACCGGCGTCATCAAACCCTCCGAGGTTCGCTTTTTTCTCGGCTATGCCGGATGGAGCGCTGGGCAGCTCGAAGAGGAGTTCGAAGAGGGTTCGTGGTATACCGCAGACGCCTCGAGCGAGCTGATATTCACCGATGAATACGAACGCATGTGGAGCCGCACCGTGCGCTCCAAGGGAGGCGAGTACTGCTATGTGGCCAACTCTCCAGAGCTTCCGGGGATGAACTGA
- the bcp gene encoding thioredoxin-dependent thiol peroxidase, whose amino-acid sequence MALLQEGQKAPEFTVKDQDGKEVSLGDYLGKRVVLYFYPKDDTPGCTKEACAFRDNFPNFQQIDVVVLGVSVDGQKAHRKFVDKYELPFTILVDEEKKIVEAYGVWGLKKFMGKEYMGTNRVTYLIDEEGTIEKVWPKVKPETHAAEVLEWLQQKT is encoded by the coding sequence ATGGCACTATTGCAAGAAGGCCAGAAGGCTCCGGAGTTCACCGTGAAAGATCAGGATGGCAAGGAGGTTTCCCTCGGCGACTATCTTGGAAAGAGGGTTGTGCTCTACTTCTATCCCAAAGACGATACCCCAGGATGCACGAAGGAGGCTTGTGCTTTTCGAGACAATTTTCCTAATTTTCAACAGATAGATGTCGTAGTGCTCGGCGTGAGCGTCGATGGACAGAAAGCTCATCGCAAATTCGTCGACAAGTATGAACTGCCCTTTACGATTCTGGTCGATGAAGAGAAAAAAATCGTCGAAGCTTATGGCGTATGGGGGTTGAAAAAATTCATGGGCAAGGAGTACATGGGCACGAACCGCGTCACCTATCTGATCGATGAAGAGGGTACAATCGAGAAGGTGTGGCCCAAAGTCAAGCCCGAAACTCACGCTGCTGAAGTGCTCGAATGGTTGCAGCAAAAAACGTGA